A stretch of Panthera tigris isolate Pti1 chromosome E2, P.tigris_Pti1_mat1.1, whole genome shotgun sequence DNA encodes these proteins:
- the PLEKHG4 gene encoding puratrophin-1 isoform X3 gives MEGPLEVGDKSPDSQGHATDSRFAVCSFRDAWDEEEPVPHVQVKDPNPPRSPAGTAQGEGLLGSSVPGDLQSPLGPMAADGPGEWQGDTLGGSSVQLEEPTPSRVESLPCPVSSHLSLAQGKSDSRGGDLARDQVPDRLVSAGLGPEGLDSDPVDLGGPLSETSSELLEPGTRDVEGRAVLLLCAHSPAWLYPKCSSHELTRLLLYLRSIPRPEVQALGLTVLVDARVCSPSSSLFWGLSQLQEAAVGSVYQVLLVGKMPEEVPSRLQLQQLPSHQSLLTYISTSGLPASMGGGLPYCHQTWLDFRMRLEALLQSFQVVCALLQEAIESMKAVPQPMESGEVGRLLQQTQVLMQHVLDSPWLAWLQFQGGLELAWLKQEVPEVTLSPDYRSAVDEVDELYGRVDGLLHQLTLQSNRRVQALELVQTLEAQEGRLHQIEVWLQQVGWPALEELREPSLDMLLQAQGPFQELDQVAQEQVRRGERFLQPLAGWEAAELGAAGARFLALQAQLTDFSRALAQRRQRLADAQRLLHFFKQASTWAEEGQRVLAELEQERPGVVLQRLQLHWTKHPDLPPAHFRKMWALATGLGSEGIRQECRWAWARCQDTWLALDQKLEAALKPPLTTTTTGSTASLCVSRFPAASATPPLRKAYSLDQNLGQSLREPAHHCHHAAIVAASHGPDAEGGAQPGSSPTMLPPGSSDPRTPNRLQLVLAEMVATEREYVRALDYTVENYFPELDRPDVPQGLRGQRAHLFGNLEKLRDFHCHFFLRELEACTQHPSRVAYAFLRHRLQFGMYALYSKNKPRSDALMTSFGHVFFKDKQQALGDHLDLASYLLKPIQRMSKYALLLQELARACGGAVQELSALRAAQSLVRFQLRHGNDLLAMDAIQGCDVNLKEQGQLVRQDEFMVRAGRRKSLRRVFLFEELLLFSKPRRGPTGIDTYAYKRSFKTADLGLTECCGDNNLRFEIWFRRRKARDTFVLQAASLATKQAWTADISRLLWRQAIYNKEVRMAEMVSMGVGNKALQDIDPSEEAINDRTVNYILKCRDIRSRASVAVAPFDYESPCLGALSSLPGDPASCSMLGSLNLHLYRDPALLGLRWPLYSTSFPEEAALEAEAELGSQLSLTPEDSEVSSQCQSASGSSGSDSSYMSGWALGRGLEDLSYV, from the exons ATGGAAGGGCCCTTGGAAGTTGGGGATAAGTCCCCAGACTCCCAGGGACACGCCACTGACTCGAGGTTTGCTGTGTGCagtttcagggatgcctgggatGAGGAGGAACCTGTTCCCCACGTGCAGGTTAAGGACCCTAATCCTCCAAGATCACCAGCAGGGACAGCCCAGGGAGAAGGGCTTCTTGGCAGCTCCGTGCCTGGGGATCTTCAGTCACCCCTAGGACCAATGGCTGCAGATGGGCCGGGGGAATGGCAGGGGGACACATTAGGAGGTTCCTCAGTTCAGTTAGAGGAACCCACCCCATCTAGAGTGGAGAGCCTCCCATGTCCAGTGTCCTCCCACCTCAGCCTCGCACAGGGCAAGAGTGATAGTCGAGGGGGAGACTTGGCAAGAGACCAAGTTCCAGACAGGTTAGTGTCAGCTGGCTTGGGTCCTGAGGGGTTGGACAGCGATCCTGTGGACCTTGGAGGCCCTTTATCTGAGACATCTTCAGAACTACTGGAGCCAG GGACTCGGGATGTAGAAGGCCGGGCAGTGTTGCTTCTGTGTGCCCATAGCCCAGCCTGGCTCTACCCCAAGTGCAGTAGCCATGAACTTACTCGCCTCCTGCTCTACCTGCGAAGCATTCCCAG GCCTGAAGTACAGGCCCTGGGATTGACCGTGCTGGTGGATGCCCGAGTTTGTTCCCCAAGTTCTTCTCTCTTCTGGGGGCTCAGCCAACTACAA GAAGCAGCCGTAGGGTCAGTATACCAggtgctgctggtgggaaagaTGCCAGAGGAGGTGCCTTCCAGGCTGCAG CTGCAGCAGCTGCCCTCTCATCAGAGCCTGCTGACCTACATCTCCACTTCTGGGTTGCCAGCTTCAATGGGAGGAGGCCTGCCTTACTGCCACCAGACCTGGCTGGACTTCCGGATG CGTCTGGAAGCCCTACTGCAAAGCTTCCAGGTGGTTTGTGCCTTGCTCCAGGAGGCCATTGAGAGCATGAAAGCTGTGCCCCAGCCCATGGAGTCTGGG GAAGTTGGTCGGCTGCTCCAGCAGACACAAGTCCTGATGCAGCACGTGCTAGACTCACCCTGGCTAGCATGGCTACAGTTCCAGGGGGGGTTGGAGCTGGCATGGTTGAAGCAAGAGGTCCCAGAGGTGACCTTGAGCCCAGACTACAG GTCAGCAGTGGATGAAGTTGATGAGCTCTATGGCCGTGTAGATGGACTGCTGCACCAACTGACCCTGCAGAGCAACCGGCGAGTACAGGCACTAGAGTTGGTCCAGACTCTGGAGGCCCAGGAAGGCAGGCTGCACCAG ATTGAAGTATGGCTACAGCAGGTGGGCTGGCCAGCACTTGAGGAGCTAAGGGAGCCCTCACTGGACATGCTGCTCCAGGCCCAAGGCCCTTTTCAGGAGCTGGACCAGGTTGCTCAG GAGCAGGTCCGGCGAGGGGAGAGGTTTCTGCAGCCACTGGCTGGCTGGGAGGCTGCTGAGCTGGGCGCTGCTGGGGCCCGCTTTCTGGCCCTGCAAGCCCAGCTGACTGACTTCTCCAGGGCTTTGGCCCAGCGGCGGCAGCGGCTGGCAGATGCTCAGAGGCTGTTGCATTTTTTCAAGCAG GCCTCGACAtgggctgaggaggggcagagggtgttGGCAGAGCTGGAGCAGGAGCGCCCAGGGGTCGTGCTGCAACGGCTGCAGCTGCATTGGACCAAGCACCCTGACTTGCCTCCTGCCCACTTCCGAAAGATGTGGGCTCTGGCCACAGGGTTGGGCTCCGAGGGCATTCGCCAGGAGTGCCGCTGGGCCTGGGCACGATgccaggacacctggctggcccTGGACCAGAAGCTAGAGGCTGCACTGAAGCCACCACTGACGACGACCACAACGGGCAGCACAGCTAGCCTGTGTGTCAGCCGTTTCCCTGCTGCATCTGCCACCCCTCCCCTGAGGAAGGCATATAGCCTCGATCAGAATCTGGGGCAGAGTCTCAGAGAGCCTGCCCACCACTGCCACCATGCGGCTATTGTGGCTGCTTCCCACGGACCAGACGCTGAAGGTGGTGCCCAGCCAGGGTCATCCCCTACCATGCTTCCACCAGGCAGTTCTGACCCCAGGACCCCCAACAG GCTCCAGCTGGTATTGGCAGAGATGGTGGCTACAGAGCGGGAGTATGTCCGAGCTCTTGATTACACCGTGGAGAACTACTTCCCTGAGCTGGATCGCCCCGATGTGCCCCAGGGCCTCCGTGGCCAGCGTGCCCACCTCTTTGGCAACCTGGAGAAGCTGCGGGACTTCcattgtcatttcttccttcGTGAGCTGGAGGCCTGTACCCAGCACCCATCCCGGGTAGCCTATGCGTTCCTGCGCCAT AGGTTGCAGTTTGGGATGTATGCACTCTACAGCAAGAATAAACCTCGCTCTGATGCCCTGATGACCAGCTTCGGTCATGTCTTCTTCAAG GACAAGCAGCAAGCACTGGGGGACCACCTGGACTTGGCCTCCTACCTGCTGAAGCCCATCCAGCGTATGAGCAAGTATGCATTGCTGCTGCAGGAACTGGCAAGGGCCTGCGGGGGTGCTGTGCAGGAGCTGAGTGCCCTGCGGGCTGCCCAGAGCCTTGTGCGCTTCCAGTTGCGACATGGCAATGACCTGCTAGCTATGGACGCCATCCAGGGCTGTGAT GTTAACCTGAAGGAACAGGGTCAGCTGGTGCGACAGGATGAGTTCATGGTACGTGCTGGGCGCCGTAAGTCCTTGCGCCGCGTTTTCCTCTTTGAGGAGCTACTGCTCTTCAGCAAGCCTCGCCGAGGACCCACGGGCATTGACACATACGCCTATAAGCGTTCCTTCAAG ACGGCAGACTTGGGCCTCACTGAGTGCTGTGGGGATAACAACCTGCGGTTTGAGATCTGGTTCCGCCGTCGCAAGGCCAGGGACACCTTTGTGCTGCAGGCTGCCAGCTTGGCCACCAAGCAGGCTTGGACAGCTGACATTTCTCGTCTGCTCTGGAGGCAGGCCATCTACAACAAGG AGGTTCGCATGGCTGAGATGGTGTCCATGGGTGTGGGGAACAAGGCCTTGCAGGACATCGACCCCAGCGAGGAAGCTATCAACGACCGCACTGTCAACTACATCCTGAAGTGCCGAG ACATTCGCTCTCGGGCCTCTGTTGCTGTGGCCCCGTTTGACTATGAGAGCCCCTGTCTGGGGGCCTTGAGCTCCCTTCCTGGAGACCCTGCCTCTTGCTCTATGCTGGGGTCCCTCAACCTGCATCTGTACAGAGACCCGGCTCTTCTGGGACTCCGCTGGCCCCTGTATTCTACCAGCTTCCCAGAGGAAGCAGCACTGGAGGCTGAAGCGGAGCTGGGCAGCCAGCTGTCTTTGA ctcctgaaGACTCAGAGGTGTCATCCCAGTGCCAATCAGCCAGTGGATCCAGTGGCTCTGACAGCAGCTATATGTCAGGGTGGGCCCTGGGAAGAGGTCTTGAGGACTTGTCCTAT GTCTGA
- the PLEKHG4 gene encoding puratrophin-1 isoform X2: MEGPLEVGDKSPDSQGHATDSRFAVCSFRDAWDEEEPVPHVQVKDPNPPRSPAGTAQGEGLLGSSVPGDLQSPLGPMAADGPGEWQGDTLGGSSVQLEEPTPSRVESLPCPVSSHLSLAQGKSDSRGGDLARDQVPDRLVSAGLGPEGLDSDPVDLGGPLSETSSELLEPDPSGSCLPKPANYLLAQDLSWELLASGMATLPGTRDVEGRAVLLLCAHSPAWLYPKCSSHELTRLLLYLRSIPRPEVQALGLTVLVDARVCSPSSSLFWGLSQLQEAAVGSVYQVLLVGKMPEEVPSRLQLQQLPSHQSLLTYISTSGLPASMGGGLPYCHQTWLDFRMRLEALLQSFQVVCALLQEAIESMKAVPQPMESGEVGRLLQQTQVLMQHVLDSPWLAWLQFQGGLELAWLKQEVPEVTLSPDYRSAVDEVDELYGRVDGLLHQLTLQSNRRVQALELVQTLEAQEGRLHQIEVWLQQVGWPALEELREPSLDMLLQAQGPFQELDQVAQEQVRRGERFLQPLAGWEAAELGAAGARFLALQAQLTDFSRALAQRRQRLADAQRLLHFFKQASTWAEEGQRVLAELEQERPGVVLQRLQLHWTKHPDLPPAHFRKMWALATGLGSEGIRQECRWAWARCQDTWLALDQKLEAALKPPLTTTTTGSTASLCVSRFPAASATPPLRKAYSLDQNLGQSLREPAHHCHHAAIVAASHGPDAEGGAQPGSSPTMLPPGSSDPRTPNRLQLVLAEMVATEREYVRALDYTVENYFPELDRPDVPQGLRGQRAHLFGNLEKLRDFHCHFFLRELEACTQHPSRRLQFGMYALYSKNKPRSDALMTSFGHVFFKDKQQALGDHLDLASYLLKPIQRMSKYALLLQELARACGGAVQELSALRAAQSLVRFQLRHGNDLLAMDAIQGCDVNLKEQGQLVRQDEFMVRAGRRKSLRRVFLFEELLLFSKPRRGPTGIDTYAYKRSFKTADLGLTECCGDNNLRFEIWFRRRKARDTFVLQAASLATKQAWTADISRLLWRQAIYNKEVRMAEMVSMGVGNKALQDIDPSEEAINDRTVNYILKCRDIRSRASVAVAPFDYESPCLGALSSLPGDPASCSMLGSLNLHLYRDPALLGLRWPLYSTSFPEEAALEAEAELGSQLSLTPEDSEVSSQCQSASGSSGSDSSYMSGWALGRGLEDLSYV; this comes from the exons ATGGAAGGGCCCTTGGAAGTTGGGGATAAGTCCCCAGACTCCCAGGGACACGCCACTGACTCGAGGTTTGCTGTGTGCagtttcagggatgcctgggatGAGGAGGAACCTGTTCCCCACGTGCAGGTTAAGGACCCTAATCCTCCAAGATCACCAGCAGGGACAGCCCAGGGAGAAGGGCTTCTTGGCAGCTCCGTGCCTGGGGATCTTCAGTCACCCCTAGGACCAATGGCTGCAGATGGGCCGGGGGAATGGCAGGGGGACACATTAGGAGGTTCCTCAGTTCAGTTAGAGGAACCCACCCCATCTAGAGTGGAGAGCCTCCCATGTCCAGTGTCCTCCCACCTCAGCCTCGCACAGGGCAAGAGTGATAGTCGAGGGGGAGACTTGGCAAGAGACCAAGTTCCAGACAGGTTAGTGTCAGCTGGCTTGGGTCCTGAGGGGTTGGACAGCGATCCTGTGGACCTTGGAGGCCCTTTATCTGAGACATCTTCAGAACTACTGGAGCCAG ACCCCAGTGGATCTTGCCTCCCTAAGCCTGCTAATTACCTCCTTGCCCAAGACCTCTCCTGGGAGCTGCTGGCCAGTGGCATGGCTACCTTACCAG GGACTCGGGATGTAGAAGGCCGGGCAGTGTTGCTTCTGTGTGCCCATAGCCCAGCCTGGCTCTACCCCAAGTGCAGTAGCCATGAACTTACTCGCCTCCTGCTCTACCTGCGAAGCATTCCCAG GCCTGAAGTACAGGCCCTGGGATTGACCGTGCTGGTGGATGCCCGAGTTTGTTCCCCAAGTTCTTCTCTCTTCTGGGGGCTCAGCCAACTACAA GAAGCAGCCGTAGGGTCAGTATACCAggtgctgctggtgggaaagaTGCCAGAGGAGGTGCCTTCCAGGCTGCAG CTGCAGCAGCTGCCCTCTCATCAGAGCCTGCTGACCTACATCTCCACTTCTGGGTTGCCAGCTTCAATGGGAGGAGGCCTGCCTTACTGCCACCAGACCTGGCTGGACTTCCGGATG CGTCTGGAAGCCCTACTGCAAAGCTTCCAGGTGGTTTGTGCCTTGCTCCAGGAGGCCATTGAGAGCATGAAAGCTGTGCCCCAGCCCATGGAGTCTGGG GAAGTTGGTCGGCTGCTCCAGCAGACACAAGTCCTGATGCAGCACGTGCTAGACTCACCCTGGCTAGCATGGCTACAGTTCCAGGGGGGGTTGGAGCTGGCATGGTTGAAGCAAGAGGTCCCAGAGGTGACCTTGAGCCCAGACTACAG GTCAGCAGTGGATGAAGTTGATGAGCTCTATGGCCGTGTAGATGGACTGCTGCACCAACTGACCCTGCAGAGCAACCGGCGAGTACAGGCACTAGAGTTGGTCCAGACTCTGGAGGCCCAGGAAGGCAGGCTGCACCAG ATTGAAGTATGGCTACAGCAGGTGGGCTGGCCAGCACTTGAGGAGCTAAGGGAGCCCTCACTGGACATGCTGCTCCAGGCCCAAGGCCCTTTTCAGGAGCTGGACCAGGTTGCTCAG GAGCAGGTCCGGCGAGGGGAGAGGTTTCTGCAGCCACTGGCTGGCTGGGAGGCTGCTGAGCTGGGCGCTGCTGGGGCCCGCTTTCTGGCCCTGCAAGCCCAGCTGACTGACTTCTCCAGGGCTTTGGCCCAGCGGCGGCAGCGGCTGGCAGATGCTCAGAGGCTGTTGCATTTTTTCAAGCAG GCCTCGACAtgggctgaggaggggcagagggtgttGGCAGAGCTGGAGCAGGAGCGCCCAGGGGTCGTGCTGCAACGGCTGCAGCTGCATTGGACCAAGCACCCTGACTTGCCTCCTGCCCACTTCCGAAAGATGTGGGCTCTGGCCACAGGGTTGGGCTCCGAGGGCATTCGCCAGGAGTGCCGCTGGGCCTGGGCACGATgccaggacacctggctggcccTGGACCAGAAGCTAGAGGCTGCACTGAAGCCACCACTGACGACGACCACAACGGGCAGCACAGCTAGCCTGTGTGTCAGCCGTTTCCCTGCTGCATCTGCCACCCCTCCCCTGAGGAAGGCATATAGCCTCGATCAGAATCTGGGGCAGAGTCTCAGAGAGCCTGCCCACCACTGCCACCATGCGGCTATTGTGGCTGCTTCCCACGGACCAGACGCTGAAGGTGGTGCCCAGCCAGGGTCATCCCCTACCATGCTTCCACCAGGCAGTTCTGACCCCAGGACCCCCAACAG GCTCCAGCTGGTATTGGCAGAGATGGTGGCTACAGAGCGGGAGTATGTCCGAGCTCTTGATTACACCGTGGAGAACTACTTCCCTGAGCTGGATCGCCCCGATGTGCCCCAGGGCCTCCGTGGCCAGCGTGCCCACCTCTTTGGCAACCTGGAGAAGCTGCGGGACTTCcattgtcatttcttccttcGTGAGCTGGAGGCCTGTACCCAGCACCCATCCCGG AGGTTGCAGTTTGGGATGTATGCACTCTACAGCAAGAATAAACCTCGCTCTGATGCCCTGATGACCAGCTTCGGTCATGTCTTCTTCAAG GACAAGCAGCAAGCACTGGGGGACCACCTGGACTTGGCCTCCTACCTGCTGAAGCCCATCCAGCGTATGAGCAAGTATGCATTGCTGCTGCAGGAACTGGCAAGGGCCTGCGGGGGTGCTGTGCAGGAGCTGAGTGCCCTGCGGGCTGCCCAGAGCCTTGTGCGCTTCCAGTTGCGACATGGCAATGACCTGCTAGCTATGGACGCCATCCAGGGCTGTGAT GTTAACCTGAAGGAACAGGGTCAGCTGGTGCGACAGGATGAGTTCATGGTACGTGCTGGGCGCCGTAAGTCCTTGCGCCGCGTTTTCCTCTTTGAGGAGCTACTGCTCTTCAGCAAGCCTCGCCGAGGACCCACGGGCATTGACACATACGCCTATAAGCGTTCCTTCAAG ACGGCAGACTTGGGCCTCACTGAGTGCTGTGGGGATAACAACCTGCGGTTTGAGATCTGGTTCCGCCGTCGCAAGGCCAGGGACACCTTTGTGCTGCAGGCTGCCAGCTTGGCCACCAAGCAGGCTTGGACAGCTGACATTTCTCGTCTGCTCTGGAGGCAGGCCATCTACAACAAGG AGGTTCGCATGGCTGAGATGGTGTCCATGGGTGTGGGGAACAAGGCCTTGCAGGACATCGACCCCAGCGAGGAAGCTATCAACGACCGCACTGTCAACTACATCCTGAAGTGCCGAG ACATTCGCTCTCGGGCCTCTGTTGCTGTGGCCCCGTTTGACTATGAGAGCCCCTGTCTGGGGGCCTTGAGCTCCCTTCCTGGAGACCCTGCCTCTTGCTCTATGCTGGGGTCCCTCAACCTGCATCTGTACAGAGACCCGGCTCTTCTGGGACTCCGCTGGCCCCTGTATTCTACCAGCTTCCCAGAGGAAGCAGCACTGGAGGCTGAAGCGGAGCTGGGCAGCCAGCTGTCTTTGA ctcctgaaGACTCAGAGGTGTCATCCCAGTGCCAATCAGCCAGTGGATCCAGTGGCTCTGACAGCAGCTATATGTCAGGGTGGGCCCTGGGAAGAGGTCTTGAGGACTTGTCCTAT GTCTGA
- the PLEKHG4 gene encoding puratrophin-1 isoform X1 yields MEGPLEVGDKSPDSQGHATDSRFAVCSFRDAWDEEEPVPHVQVKDPNPPRSPAGTAQGEGLLGSSVPGDLQSPLGPMAADGPGEWQGDTLGGSSVQLEEPTPSRVESLPCPVSSHLSLAQGKSDSRGGDLARDQVPDRLVSAGLGPEGLDSDPVDLGGPLSETSSELLEPDPSGSCLPKPANYLLAQDLSWELLASGMATLPGTRDVEGRAVLLLCAHSPAWLYPKCSSHELTRLLLYLRSIPRPEVQALGLTVLVDARVCSPSSSLFWGLSQLQEAAVGSVYQVLLVGKMPEEVPSRLQLQQLPSHQSLLTYISTSGLPASMGGGLPYCHQTWLDFRMRLEALLQSFQVVCALLQEAIESMKAVPQPMESGEVGRLLQQTQVLMQHVLDSPWLAWLQFQGGLELAWLKQEVPEVTLSPDYRSAVDEVDELYGRVDGLLHQLTLQSNRRVQALELVQTLEAQEGRLHQIEVWLQQVGWPALEELREPSLDMLLQAQGPFQELDQVAQEQVRRGERFLQPLAGWEAAELGAAGARFLALQAQLTDFSRALAQRRQRLADAQRLLHFFKQASTWAEEGQRVLAELEQERPGVVLQRLQLHWTKHPDLPPAHFRKMWALATGLGSEGIRQECRWAWARCQDTWLALDQKLEAALKPPLTTTTTGSTASLCVSRFPAASATPPLRKAYSLDQNLGQSLREPAHHCHHAAIVAASHGPDAEGGAQPGSSPTMLPPGSSDPRTPNRLQLVLAEMVATEREYVRALDYTVENYFPELDRPDVPQGLRGQRAHLFGNLEKLRDFHCHFFLRELEACTQHPSRVAYAFLRHRLQFGMYALYSKNKPRSDALMTSFGHVFFKDKQQALGDHLDLASYLLKPIQRMSKYALLLQELARACGGAVQELSALRAAQSLVRFQLRHGNDLLAMDAIQGCDVNLKEQGQLVRQDEFMVRAGRRKSLRRVFLFEELLLFSKPRRGPTGIDTYAYKRSFKTADLGLTECCGDNNLRFEIWFRRRKARDTFVLQAASLATKQAWTADISRLLWRQAIYNKEVRMAEMVSMGVGNKALQDIDPSEEAINDRTVNYILKCRDIRSRASVAVAPFDYESPCLGALSSLPGDPASCSMLGSLNLHLYRDPALLGLRWPLYSTSFPEEAALEAEAELGSQLSLTPEDSEVSSQCQSASGSSGSDSSYMSGWALGRGLEDLSYV; encoded by the exons ATGGAAGGGCCCTTGGAAGTTGGGGATAAGTCCCCAGACTCCCAGGGACACGCCACTGACTCGAGGTTTGCTGTGTGCagtttcagggatgcctgggatGAGGAGGAACCTGTTCCCCACGTGCAGGTTAAGGACCCTAATCCTCCAAGATCACCAGCAGGGACAGCCCAGGGAGAAGGGCTTCTTGGCAGCTCCGTGCCTGGGGATCTTCAGTCACCCCTAGGACCAATGGCTGCAGATGGGCCGGGGGAATGGCAGGGGGACACATTAGGAGGTTCCTCAGTTCAGTTAGAGGAACCCACCCCATCTAGAGTGGAGAGCCTCCCATGTCCAGTGTCCTCCCACCTCAGCCTCGCACAGGGCAAGAGTGATAGTCGAGGGGGAGACTTGGCAAGAGACCAAGTTCCAGACAGGTTAGTGTCAGCTGGCTTGGGTCCTGAGGGGTTGGACAGCGATCCTGTGGACCTTGGAGGCCCTTTATCTGAGACATCTTCAGAACTACTGGAGCCAG ACCCCAGTGGATCTTGCCTCCCTAAGCCTGCTAATTACCTCCTTGCCCAAGACCTCTCCTGGGAGCTGCTGGCCAGTGGCATGGCTACCTTACCAG GGACTCGGGATGTAGAAGGCCGGGCAGTGTTGCTTCTGTGTGCCCATAGCCCAGCCTGGCTCTACCCCAAGTGCAGTAGCCATGAACTTACTCGCCTCCTGCTCTACCTGCGAAGCATTCCCAG GCCTGAAGTACAGGCCCTGGGATTGACCGTGCTGGTGGATGCCCGAGTTTGTTCCCCAAGTTCTTCTCTCTTCTGGGGGCTCAGCCAACTACAA GAAGCAGCCGTAGGGTCAGTATACCAggtgctgctggtgggaaagaTGCCAGAGGAGGTGCCTTCCAGGCTGCAG CTGCAGCAGCTGCCCTCTCATCAGAGCCTGCTGACCTACATCTCCACTTCTGGGTTGCCAGCTTCAATGGGAGGAGGCCTGCCTTACTGCCACCAGACCTGGCTGGACTTCCGGATG CGTCTGGAAGCCCTACTGCAAAGCTTCCAGGTGGTTTGTGCCTTGCTCCAGGAGGCCATTGAGAGCATGAAAGCTGTGCCCCAGCCCATGGAGTCTGGG GAAGTTGGTCGGCTGCTCCAGCAGACACAAGTCCTGATGCAGCACGTGCTAGACTCACCCTGGCTAGCATGGCTACAGTTCCAGGGGGGGTTGGAGCTGGCATGGTTGAAGCAAGAGGTCCCAGAGGTGACCTTGAGCCCAGACTACAG GTCAGCAGTGGATGAAGTTGATGAGCTCTATGGCCGTGTAGATGGACTGCTGCACCAACTGACCCTGCAGAGCAACCGGCGAGTACAGGCACTAGAGTTGGTCCAGACTCTGGAGGCCCAGGAAGGCAGGCTGCACCAG ATTGAAGTATGGCTACAGCAGGTGGGCTGGCCAGCACTTGAGGAGCTAAGGGAGCCCTCACTGGACATGCTGCTCCAGGCCCAAGGCCCTTTTCAGGAGCTGGACCAGGTTGCTCAG GAGCAGGTCCGGCGAGGGGAGAGGTTTCTGCAGCCACTGGCTGGCTGGGAGGCTGCTGAGCTGGGCGCTGCTGGGGCCCGCTTTCTGGCCCTGCAAGCCCAGCTGACTGACTTCTCCAGGGCTTTGGCCCAGCGGCGGCAGCGGCTGGCAGATGCTCAGAGGCTGTTGCATTTTTTCAAGCAG GCCTCGACAtgggctgaggaggggcagagggtgttGGCAGAGCTGGAGCAGGAGCGCCCAGGGGTCGTGCTGCAACGGCTGCAGCTGCATTGGACCAAGCACCCTGACTTGCCTCCTGCCCACTTCCGAAAGATGTGGGCTCTGGCCACAGGGTTGGGCTCCGAGGGCATTCGCCAGGAGTGCCGCTGGGCCTGGGCACGATgccaggacacctggctggcccTGGACCAGAAGCTAGAGGCTGCACTGAAGCCACCACTGACGACGACCACAACGGGCAGCACAGCTAGCCTGTGTGTCAGCCGTTTCCCTGCTGCATCTGCCACCCCTCCCCTGAGGAAGGCATATAGCCTCGATCAGAATCTGGGGCAGAGTCTCAGAGAGCCTGCCCACCACTGCCACCATGCGGCTATTGTGGCTGCTTCCCACGGACCAGACGCTGAAGGTGGTGCCCAGCCAGGGTCATCCCCTACCATGCTTCCACCAGGCAGTTCTGACCCCAGGACCCCCAACAG GCTCCAGCTGGTATTGGCAGAGATGGTGGCTACAGAGCGGGAGTATGTCCGAGCTCTTGATTACACCGTGGAGAACTACTTCCCTGAGCTGGATCGCCCCGATGTGCCCCAGGGCCTCCGTGGCCAGCGTGCCCACCTCTTTGGCAACCTGGAGAAGCTGCGGGACTTCcattgtcatttcttccttcGTGAGCTGGAGGCCTGTACCCAGCACCCATCCCGGGTAGCCTATGCGTTCCTGCGCCAT AGGTTGCAGTTTGGGATGTATGCACTCTACAGCAAGAATAAACCTCGCTCTGATGCCCTGATGACCAGCTTCGGTCATGTCTTCTTCAAG GACAAGCAGCAAGCACTGGGGGACCACCTGGACTTGGCCTCCTACCTGCTGAAGCCCATCCAGCGTATGAGCAAGTATGCATTGCTGCTGCAGGAACTGGCAAGGGCCTGCGGGGGTGCTGTGCAGGAGCTGAGTGCCCTGCGGGCTGCCCAGAGCCTTGTGCGCTTCCAGTTGCGACATGGCAATGACCTGCTAGCTATGGACGCCATCCAGGGCTGTGAT GTTAACCTGAAGGAACAGGGTCAGCTGGTGCGACAGGATGAGTTCATGGTACGTGCTGGGCGCCGTAAGTCCTTGCGCCGCGTTTTCCTCTTTGAGGAGCTACTGCTCTTCAGCAAGCCTCGCCGAGGACCCACGGGCATTGACACATACGCCTATAAGCGTTCCTTCAAG ACGGCAGACTTGGGCCTCACTGAGTGCTGTGGGGATAACAACCTGCGGTTTGAGATCTGGTTCCGCCGTCGCAAGGCCAGGGACACCTTTGTGCTGCAGGCTGCCAGCTTGGCCACCAAGCAGGCTTGGACAGCTGACATTTCTCGTCTGCTCTGGAGGCAGGCCATCTACAACAAGG AGGTTCGCATGGCTGAGATGGTGTCCATGGGTGTGGGGAACAAGGCCTTGCAGGACATCGACCCCAGCGAGGAAGCTATCAACGACCGCACTGTCAACTACATCCTGAAGTGCCGAG ACATTCGCTCTCGGGCCTCTGTTGCTGTGGCCCCGTTTGACTATGAGAGCCCCTGTCTGGGGGCCTTGAGCTCCCTTCCTGGAGACCCTGCCTCTTGCTCTATGCTGGGGTCCCTCAACCTGCATCTGTACAGAGACCCGGCTCTTCTGGGACTCCGCTGGCCCCTGTATTCTACCAGCTTCCCAGAGGAAGCAGCACTGGAGGCTGAAGCGGAGCTGGGCAGCCAGCTGTCTTTGA ctcctgaaGACTCAGAGGTGTCATCCCAGTGCCAATCAGCCAGTGGATCCAGTGGCTCTGACAGCAGCTATATGTCAGGGTGGGCCCTGGGAAGAGGTCTTGAGGACTTGTCCTAT GTCTGA